GCAAGCTCTCTTTCACATAGATGAAATGAAAGGTGGtgatgagaaaacaaaaaaaaaaaaagtttaaatgaagatgaatgaaaagaaaaaagtaggAATGGTGGTAAAATGTCAAAGTTAAGTATAGTAGTAGAATTGAACGAAAACGAAAACTATAAATCATAAACACAATATTCACGACTTAACAAactagagaagaaaaaatgtgagatgaacaaacaaaaaaagaagcaactaaatgaaacaaagaaacaGCAATGAAGTAAAAGATTATTTGGGACTTATGATGGATAGCGTCGGGGTTGctattctataatttaatgGGCCAGTTTTGGTTTACTACTGGGCCAGGCCTCTCACAAAAAAGTGGGGAAATACTTTGGGCTTTGGTAAATGGGCCATTTCGGTCCAAATCAACGGGCCCATAAAGACGAGttgaagggaagaaaaaaaaatgaaaacgtaACGATCCAATTGAGAAGGTCCCAAATTTGACGCCAAAACTGGAGATCAAAGCTGCAAATCTTCGTTGTGAATTCAGAGGAAGTTACAGAGAAAAAGAGTAGGTAATGGTGCTGCTAGTTAATTCTTGTTGTAATTTTCCATTGATGGATGACGATCAAGCTTTCAAATCCTTTTTCACAATATCACtgattttctaaatatatataatatatatatattttttcctttccagTGGTAAAAACCTAGCCAGGAAATCTGGCAAACCTTGGAGGATTGAGGGCTCGCTTGTCGTTGAAGCATTCCATTTCTGATCACAACGACGACGAGGAGGAGTGCAGGCCTTGGCGTCGTCGTCTTTCTATGGCTTTCACATGGCGCTCCGCCCTCAAGATTACCCTCTTACTCCTACTTCTTGCTGCTGCTGTAACTGCCTGTTTTACCCTCCCAATCGAGAAGGTAtcaatttcttgtttcttcctCATTACCTACTTGAATTCTcgcattttcattttcatctgtGCTTCAATTTTTTGAGGTCTGGATTATCTCATCAAATTAATGCTCTCAAGGAATTTCTTGCTTTACGTGTTTGTGTGAATGTTTCAATGTTATACCGTGTATGACGGTTTTTTCGTGTCTAAAtgtagttttgattttatatgaTTTGTATCGatcatttatttgaaaatcCAACACCGTTGCAGATTCTGAAGGACTTTTTACTATGGGTTCATGAAGATCTTGGCGCTTGGGGTCCACTTGTGCTGTAAGTCGGTGTAGCTTAGTCCATTGTAGAACATTTGAAGTTGGTTTTAAATTATGTCTGTATCATCGCTTTTGCTTTCCCTCACCACTGGGGATTTATTGTTTTAGGTCTATTGCATACATTCCTTTGACAGTTCTGGCAGTTCCTGCCTCGATACTTACTGTAAGCATCAAATTAATTCTTCTTATACCtggaaaagatataatatGTAGTGATGAAGGTGACTGGAATTGACTTATTTGTCTGTCTTTCAGCTTGGTGGTGGCTATCTGTTTGGGTTACCTGTGGGCTTTGTTGCTGATTCCATTGGTGCAACTGTTGGGGCTGGAGCAGCTTTCCTTCTTGGACGAACTGTAATGTTTGAACCCCTGTGCTTTTCTGTTATTTATATAAGTCTGCgaaactttgtatttgattataGAATTATTCTTGGCCTACTTTGTTCTTTCgtttgtattttataattgtCAAGTCCTTATTAGATCAAATATGTATTACTGCTAGTTTGTCTGATAATCATTTTATGACATTCCTTACAGATTGGAAAGTCATTTGTTGTTTCCAAGCTGAAGGATTATCCACAGTTTCATTCGGTTGCAATTGCTATCAATCGGTCTGGATTTAAGGTTTGTCCATTTTTGCGTACATCACTTTGTTTGTTTACCGGTGTTTGCATATTATATGGAGGAAAGGAAGAATATCATCTGCGAATTTGTAtgcttctttccttttctgtCATTCAATCTTTGAAATCACTTGCTTCTTCTCTTCCAATGGAAGAGATTTAACCACGTTGTATGTGTGGATTTcagttcattttcttcttttgtttaatgtaTATGAATGCCATTTGATGTTTCATGAATACCAATTCTTGCATATGTCATACATGTAGTGTTTCATAATCTATCTATGAAAATGTCTCCCCTTACAATTGCATGATGGAAGCATATTGAGCtgtaaatgaaatataaactaaattttgaactGCAGTCCTAGAGTTGAGAGAGGATGCCAATGAACTTAGTTTGCTAAACTGAAATATAGGATTGCTATAACTTGTGAGTAGGCTACTCTTGGTGCATgggggaaaaggaaaagttaaTTTTGTCTTCGTAACTATGAACATGCTGACTGATAAGgaatagatttttattttgctttcattAGATTAACATCTCTggtatttgtattttaaatgacTGAGCTGAGCATGGTACCGTTTGCACTTCTCCCAGTCTACATATCTCACTTGGAATTTGGAAATTATCAGGAATAAGTTATGGATGCTTTTAGTGACCCAAAGTTTTCACTTTTGCAGATCGTTTTGCTACTTCGGCTAGTACCTTTACTTCCATTCAACATGTTAAATTACCTATTATCTGTGACTCCTGTTTCACTAGGGGAGTACATGTTGGCTTCATGGTTGGGAATGATGGTACTTTCTTTATCATGTTTTTATAACATCAATTCTGACCTTGTGTATTTCAGATCACAAATTTGGCATAATTTGTATGTTGATCAGAGTGTTTTATCTAGCCAAGCATAAACTGTTGGTTATTTCTGTTTCATTTGTATGTTCATGCCTTGTtgcaaaatttatttaatttctctccaATTTTTAGTTGTCTGTCCATTTGTAGTGCATAGATAGGCATAATTTTATGTTGCAAAGAGTGATAACTTTTAACtgcatttatttttctgtcaCGA
This DNA window, taken from Cucumis sativus cultivar 9930 chromosome 6, Cucumber_9930_V3, whole genome shotgun sequence, encodes the following:
- the LOC101204495 gene encoding uncharacterized protein LOC101204495, whose translation is MAFTWRSALKITLLLLLLAAAVTACFTLPIEKILKDFLLWVHEDLGAWGPLVLSIAYIPLTVLAVPASILTLGGGYLFGLPVGFVADSIGATVGAGAAFLLGRTIGKSFVVSKLKDYPQFHSVAIAINRSGFKIVLLLRLVPLLPFNMLNYLLSVTPVSLGEYMLASWLGMMPITLTLVYVGTTLKDLSDVTHGWGEFSKTRWAFIILGLVVSVVLAYCVTRVAKAALEKALAENGDGVDYLGLSSQLPIVDESPVDLNQPLIIKIDSPQDDDRK